A portion of the Halodesulfovibrio sp. MK-HDV genome contains these proteins:
- the mfd gene encoding transcription-repair coupling factor: protein MLFSEIVRKIQNEKDAVVHVARSGPASQARLARVLRDRGENVVVVARDAKEFAELNGLLRLFTPNCSRGPAPLATPQWDDEWITIPQHPAGTYGKSRWAARMASLYGLGLKRSAQGVLLSIDNFLPALPPEDIFSHNELLLVVSDETGPDLIIEQAVEWGYTRVPLVTQPGEIALRGDILDIFCPGFTLPIRMEFFGDILEEIRLFEPTSQRSRGNIQELVLLPAAPVVLNDSNVAQASVWWKQLEADGTLANGQSSALQHAAENGDYTFLPGCFYKNASFLESWLPKDAVYVLPSEGGLSEALEESERSWVSFLDEQAEEYGVRQPVGNVLRSADLAGTVWHKSRRAHFEELKMGIEIQGSSLQERSYGAFQDIFQKPEDAERPWHTLVARLREWMKEKRQVVLSFATDRSRTKFLTLAEQDGLMPHMCYDPRERGLFALVSSFRRGIDLEWDNILLLGEDVLQPKVERQARARSGAFSGLKDYDDLKVGAHLVHRDYGIATFGGLLRLDLGDVSNDFLLLKYAGEDKLYLPVDRLSLIQLFKGPDGASPALDKLGGAGWQASKSKARKAIEKIAHDIMEMYAWRRLAKGFTYGPVDELYREFEASFGFEETPDQARAIQDVLDDMQKPEPMDRLVCGDVGFGKTEVAIRAAFRAACEGKQVALLCPTTVLAEQHYQTFKSRLSRFPVHIGLLSRFVTRTRQKEVLSAAARGQVDILIGTHRLLSDDVDLPNLSLLVLDEEQRFGVRHKEKLKKLKRNVDVLTLTATPIPRTLQLSMSGVRELSVIETAPVGRKPVQTALIEREAPELKRVLEREIAREGQVFWVYNRVEGLERVAEYVRELVPNARIGMAHGRMSEKNLEEAMHQFWHGELDVLVCTSIVESGLDFPRANTLIVDQAQMFGLGQLYQLRGRVGRSDRQAYAVFVVNNLDKLPTPARKRLRIILELDYLGAGFRVAMEDLRLRGAGNILGEAQSGQMAKVGLDMYLEMLETEVKRLKGEKESVVVETEINLGINAHIPESYIPDGRERLKFYKALSSATDAVHMQDVELEIRDRFGALPPELVSFLGVLEFKRFLMSIQVERADILRDKVRLTWSENADVISPALLVGWVNDNIDRAKLTPPATLELRLKGDDDLRTRLAKLKKELEPLVTA, encoded by the coding sequence GTGCTGTTTTCTGAAATCGTCAGAAAAATCCAGAATGAGAAAGATGCCGTTGTTCATGTTGCGCGAAGTGGTCCTGCAAGTCAGGCCAGATTAGCGCGCGTTTTACGTGACAGAGGCGAAAATGTGGTAGTGGTCGCACGTGATGCCAAAGAGTTTGCAGAACTGAATGGGCTGTTGCGTCTCTTTACACCGAATTGTTCCCGAGGACCTGCTCCACTGGCAACTCCGCAGTGGGATGATGAGTGGATTACTATTCCTCAGCATCCGGCAGGTACGTATGGTAAATCACGCTGGGCAGCACGAATGGCAAGTCTTTACGGGCTTGGTCTGAAACGCTCTGCACAGGGTGTGTTGCTTTCTATAGACAACTTCCTGCCTGCACTGCCTCCTGAAGATATCTTTTCTCATAATGAGCTTTTACTTGTCGTCAGTGACGAAACAGGTCCTGACCTCATTATCGAACAGGCCGTAGAATGGGGATACACACGTGTCCCGCTGGTAACTCAGCCGGGTGAAATTGCGTTGCGTGGTGATATTCTGGACATTTTTTGTCCCGGTTTCACGCTTCCTATTCGCATGGAATTTTTTGGCGATATTCTTGAAGAAATTCGACTTTTCGAACCTACCTCCCAGCGTTCCCGCGGGAATATCCAAGAGCTTGTTTTACTGCCGGCTGCTCCTGTTGTTCTCAATGACTCCAATGTTGCGCAAGCTTCTGTTTGGTGGAAGCAATTAGAAGCAGACGGTACGTTGGCTAATGGTCAATCCTCTGCCCTGCAACATGCTGCTGAAAATGGTGACTACACATTTCTTCCGGGTTGCTTCTACAAGAACGCAAGTTTTCTCGAAAGCTGGCTTCCAAAGGACGCTGTTTATGTTCTACCTTCAGAAGGTGGGCTAAGTGAGGCGCTGGAAGAGTCAGAACGCTCATGGGTGTCATTTCTTGATGAGCAGGCAGAAGAATATGGAGTGCGTCAGCCTGTAGGTAACGTACTTCGTTCCGCTGATCTTGCCGGAACCGTGTGGCACAAGTCTCGGCGAGCCCATTTTGAAGAATTGAAAATGGGGATAGAGATACAAGGCTCCTCATTACAGGAACGCAGTTATGGTGCGTTCCAGGATATTTTTCAAAAGCCGGAAGATGCAGAACGACCTTGGCATACGTTAGTAGCCCGCCTGCGTGAGTGGATGAAAGAGAAGCGACAGGTTGTGCTGAGCTTTGCCACAGATCGTAGTCGAACAAAATTTTTAACGCTTGCAGAACAAGACGGTCTGATGCCGCATATGTGCTACGACCCGAGAGAACGGGGACTGTTTGCACTGGTATCTTCTTTCAGGCGCGGTATTGATCTAGAGTGGGATAATATTCTTCTGCTCGGTGAAGATGTATTGCAGCCAAAAGTGGAGCGTCAGGCTCGTGCTCGTTCCGGTGCGTTTTCCGGTCTTAAAGACTACGACGACCTGAAGGTCGGCGCACATCTTGTTCATAGAGATTATGGTATTGCTACCTTCGGAGGACTTCTTCGTCTTGATTTAGGGGATGTGTCGAACGACTTTTTACTCCTGAAATACGCTGGTGAAGATAAACTTTATCTCCCTGTAGATAGATTGTCTCTAATTCAGCTCTTTAAAGGGCCGGATGGAGCATCACCGGCTTTAGATAAGCTTGGCGGTGCTGGATGGCAGGCAAGCAAGTCTAAAGCGCGAAAAGCCATTGAGAAAATTGCTCATGACATCATGGAAATGTATGCATGGCGCAGGCTTGCAAAAGGCTTTACCTATGGGCCTGTGGATGAGCTGTATCGAGAGTTTGAAGCTTCTTTCGGGTTTGAAGAAACACCGGATCAAGCCAGAGCCATTCAGGATGTTCTGGATGATATGCAAAAGCCGGAACCAATGGACAGACTTGTTTGTGGTGACGTTGGGTTCGGTAAAACTGAAGTTGCAATACGTGCTGCATTCCGTGCTGCATGCGAAGGCAAACAGGTTGCTTTGCTTTGTCCAACAACCGTTCTTGCAGAACAGCACTATCAGACATTTAAAAGTCGCCTTTCCCGATTCCCTGTGCATATTGGCTTATTAAGCCGCTTTGTCACCCGTACCCGTCAGAAAGAAGTTCTTTCTGCTGCGGCACGCGGTCAGGTAGATATTTTGATAGGCACACATCGTTTGTTATCAGATGATGTTGATTTGCCGAACTTGAGTTTGCTTGTTCTGGATGAAGAGCAACGTTTTGGTGTTCGCCATAAAGAGAAACTTAAGAAACTGAAACGTAATGTAGATGTACTAACTCTTACAGCGACACCTATTCCGCGAACACTTCAGCTTTCCATGTCCGGTGTGCGAGAACTTTCTGTTATTGAAACAGCACCGGTCGGGCGTAAGCCGGTTCAAACGGCTCTTATTGAGCGAGAAGCTCCGGAACTGAAAAGAGTGCTTGAGCGGGAAATCGCTCGAGAAGGTCAAGTCTTCTGGGTATACAATCGCGTAGAAGGCTTGGAACGTGTTGCCGAATATGTGCGGGAACTGGTTCCTAATGCCCGTATTGGAATGGCACATGGCAGGATGTCTGAAAAGAACCTTGAAGAAGCCATGCACCAATTCTGGCATGGTGAACTTGATGTTCTGGTATGTACTTCAATCGTTGAATCCGGCCTTGATTTTCCTCGGGCGAATACGCTTATTGTCGATCAGGCTCAAATGTTCGGACTCGGACAGCTTTATCAGTTGCGTGGACGAGTAGGACGTTCAGACAGGCAGGCATATGCGGTGTTTGTCGTCAATAATTTGGATAAATTGCCAACTCCTGCACGAAAACGATTACGTATCATTCTGGAGTTGGATTACCTTGGTGCCGGTTTCAGAGTTGCCATGGAAGATTTGCGTCTTCGTGGTGCTGGTAATATTTTGGGTGAGGCACAATCTGGTCAGATGGCTAAGGTTGGTCTGGATATGTACCTTGAAATGCTCGAAACGGAAGTAAAGCGCCTGAAGGGTGAAAAAGAAAGTGTTGTGGTTGAGACAGAAATTAATCTTGGCATAAACGCTCATATTCCAGAATCATATATTCCGGATGGCAGGGAGCGCTTGAAGTTCTATAAAGCTCTCTCTTCTGCGACTGACGCTGTCCACATGCAGGACGTTGAACTTGAAATACGCGACCGTTTCGGAGCGTTGCCGCCGGAGCTTGTGAGCTTCCTTGGCGTACTTGAGTTTAAACGCTTCCTTATGTCTATTCAGGTAGAGCGGGCAGATATTTTACGAGATAAAGTACGTCTTACATGGTCAGAGAATGCAGACGTTATTTCGCCTGCACTGCTTGTAGGGTGGGTAAACGATAATATAGACAGAGCAAAACTGACTCCGCCTGCAACGCTTGAGCTGCGCTTGAAAGGAGATGATGATTTGCGTACACGTCTAGCTAAGTTGAAAAAAGAACTTGAACCTCTTGTAACTGCATAA
- a CDS encoding peptidylprolyl isomerase yields the protein MRRLILLLTLLLAIAGCTQHPEEKGIVARVNGKPIYLKELEARYDLNNLGWVSGVVPSVEAMSAEYGNVLSELIVYKLVGFALEKEGLSVSSEDVQKEEASIRADYPDGLFERTLTEEYIDIAVWRLFLKRHLEMKLFFNDVLRPTVSLTYQEAEGYYKDNLSEFYIPERVHVLLVRGNDRTSVQRSSLLLEKAEDWKVAAKTLPEEITVRELKLKKDRLPVQWASTLQQLRPKSSSNISTTAYGFEQLVSLAVIPEKLLGPSQAYSVIERILIDQKMNEAFSDWLEGQLASADIKVTPLLSKKLGGKNNQNAHSNSSQKQEEVQEEPDREPESEVGKSSDP from the coding sequence ATGCGCCGACTCATATTATTGCTGACTCTCTTATTAGCTATTGCTGGTTGTACGCAGCACCCTGAAGAGAAAGGGATTGTGGCACGGGTGAATGGTAAGCCAATCTACTTGAAAGAGTTGGAAGCTCGCTATGACCTGAATAATCTTGGCTGGGTTTCTGGAGTTGTTCCGTCTGTTGAAGCTATGAGTGCAGAATACGGGAACGTTCTTTCGGAGCTTATAGTTTATAAGCTTGTGGGCTTTGCTTTAGAAAAAGAAGGTCTGAGTGTTTCCTCGGAAGATGTGCAAAAAGAAGAAGCATCTATCAGGGCGGATTACCCAGACGGCCTTTTTGAGAGAACGTTAACTGAAGAGTACATTGATATTGCTGTATGGCGATTGTTTTTAAAACGTCATTTGGAAATGAAATTGTTTTTTAATGATGTATTACGCCCGACAGTCTCTCTGACATATCAGGAAGCTGAAGGGTACTACAAAGATAATTTGTCAGAATTCTATATTCCAGAACGGGTACATGTATTGCTCGTGCGCGGTAATGATAGAACAAGCGTACAGCGGTCTTCTCTTTTATTAGAAAAAGCTGAAGATTGGAAAGTAGCAGCTAAGACATTGCCGGAAGAAATTACAGTGCGTGAACTAAAACTGAAAAAAGACCGTTTGCCAGTTCAGTGGGCTTCTACTTTGCAGCAGCTTCGTCCTAAAAGCAGTAGCAATATTTCCACGACTGCATACGGTTTTGAACAGTTAGTGTCACTTGCTGTTATTCCGGAGAAATTACTTGGACCGTCTCAGGCATATTCAGTCATTGAACGTATCTTGATTGACCAAAAAATGAATGAAGCATTTAGTGATTGGTTGGAAGGTCAGCTTGCTTCAGCTGATATTAAAGTCACTCCACTTTTATCAAAAAAGCTGGGTGGGAAAAATAACCAGAATGCTCATTCTAACTCTTCGCAAAAACAGGAAGAAGTTCAGGAAGAGCCAGACAGAGAACCTGAGTCTGAGGTTGGTAAAAGTTCCGACCCATAA
- a CDS encoding peptidyl-prolyl cis-trans isomerase, whose translation MASRFLIALAAVVMFAAPVYAEQLVNKIAAVVNGDIVTLYDLKQLAIPELKKAGVLGPKYADSPKVKSILSDVLDNVVSEKLFLQDAERRGITVKEAEIENELRKIAQQRGMTLEKAKEQILSEGLTIESVKERVRASIIRQRLLGLMVGRKVVITKEEVQRFYDEHKSEFAADGKVEVSLLVFAPTADIKDVHSELSAGKISFEEAVQKYSVGPGKEQGGYLGELGVKDVSPQMMAVVQDMKNGSVSDVLSLGSSKALIKLHSKTKGSLRSLEEVAQEIEAKLRAPRLEASFKDYAEKLRNNAVVDVRL comes from the coding sequence ATGGCCTCCAGATTTTTAATTGCGCTGGCAGCTGTTGTTATGTTTGCTGCACCTGTTTATGCTGAGCAGTTGGTTAATAAGATTGCGGCGGTTGTGAACGGTGACATTGTAACGTTATATGATTTGAAACAACTGGCAATTCCGGAACTGAAAAAAGCCGGAGTGCTCGGTCCTAAATACGCTGACAGCCCGAAAGTAAAATCTATTCTGAGCGACGTTCTTGATAACGTAGTGTCAGAAAAACTTTTTTTACAGGATGCAGAGCGTCGCGGTATTACCGTGAAAGAGGCCGAAATTGAAAACGAGTTGCGCAAAATTGCGCAGCAGCGCGGCATGACTCTCGAGAAGGCTAAAGAGCAGATCTTAAGCGAAGGTCTTACTATTGAATCTGTGAAAGAGCGAGTAAGAGCATCTATTATTCGCCAGCGTCTCCTTGGACTTATGGTAGGACGTAAAGTCGTTATCACTAAAGAAGAGGTTCAACGTTTTTACGATGAACATAAATCTGAATTTGCAGCAGACGGAAAAGTGGAAGTAAGCTTGCTTGTTTTTGCACCGACAGCTGATATTAAAGACGTTCACAGTGAGCTTTCTGCTGGTAAGATTTCATTCGAAGAAGCAGTTCAAAAATATTCTGTTGGTCCAGGCAAAGAGCAAGGTGGTTACCTTGGCGAGCTTGGTGTTAAAGATGTATCACCACAGATGATGGCTGTTGTTCAAGATATGAAGAATGGTTCTGTTTCTGATGTTTTGTCTCTTGGGTCTTCAAAGGCACTTATTAAATTGCACAGTAAGACCAAAGGTTCGCTGCGTTCGCTTGAAGAAGTAGCGCAGGAAATTGAAGCTAAGCTGAGAGCGCCTCGCCTTGAAGCAAGCTTTAAAGACTACGCTGAAAAACTGCGTAACAATGCCGTCGTAGACGTTCGGCTGTAA
- a CDS encoding RodZ domain-containing protein: protein MKKKGLSLEELSERIKLAPRTLAFIESGTKSELPHAVYVKGFVKSYAMILGLDPEELGAIVDVAYRDELEEDMAEPVLARRDKKGCPVKLIIIVVIIAGLVAAGYFYMQSGTATLGNEEATVEVPVQQPPAQQEQAEQPVGQNAAEVVVIEPAAPSVQVEEVSPEANSKATKETEVAPEPVVVNETPALVVVAPSDVVAQKAEEKAAVTEQANKKADVAMRSLRVEATADCWVEATGDGFTRKEFLLRNGQGYTVTFPNNLSLRLGNSGGISLTLDGAPYYFNGADGKVRTVHIAAS, encoded by the coding sequence GTGAAAAAAAAAGGTTTATCTCTTGAGGAACTTTCTGAACGCATAAAATTGGCACCGCGCACGCTTGCATTTATAGAATCAGGTACTAAATCAGAACTGCCCCATGCAGTGTATGTGAAAGGATTTGTTAAGAGCTACGCAATGATTTTGGGACTTGATCCTGAAGAGCTTGGTGCAATAGTTGATGTTGCATACAGAGATGAGCTTGAAGAAGATATGGCAGAGCCTGTGTTAGCTCGTAGAGATAAGAAAGGATGCCCTGTTAAGCTCATCATCATTGTCGTGATTATTGCTGGCCTCGTTGCGGCGGGCTACTTCTATATGCAGTCTGGTACTGCCACGCTTGGTAATGAAGAAGCAACAGTAGAAGTACCTGTTCAACAGCCCCCTGCACAGCAGGAACAGGCTGAACAACCAGTAGGGCAGAATGCTGCTGAGGTTGTTGTGATTGAGCCAGCAGCTCCTTCCGTTCAAGTGGAAGAAGTTAGTCCGGAAGCAAATAGTAAAGCGACTAAGGAAACTGAAGTCGCTCCGGAGCCAGTAGTTGTTAACGAAACACCGGCCCTTGTTGTTGTAGCTCCTTCTGATGTCGTAGCACAAAAGGCAGAAGAAAAAGCTGCAGTAACAGAGCAGGCAAATAAAAAAGCAGATGTTGCAATGCGTTCTCTACGTGTTGAAGCAACTGCGGACTGCTGGGTTGAAGCAACCGGTGATGGATTTACCCGTAAAGAGTTTTTGCTTCGTAACGGACAGGGGTACACTGTTACCTTCCCGAATAATCTGTCTTTACGCTTAGGAAACTCTGGCGGAATTTCACTGACACTTGATGGTGCTCCATACTATTTCAATGGTGCGGACGGTAAGGTGCGTACAGTACATATTGCCGCTTCATAG
- the glyQ gene encoding glycine--tRNA ligase subunit alpha, with the protein MNFQDVILTLQDFWSKQGCVLQQPFDIECGAGTFNPATFLRVIGPEPWKAAYVEPSRRPTDGRYGENPNRLQHYFQFQAVLKPSPDNIQEMYLDSLRAIGIDPSAHDIRFVEDDWESPTLGAWGLGWEVWLNGMEVTQFTYFQQVGGIDLHPTSVEITYGLERICMYLQEKESVYDLMYNDTVTYGQVYHQNEVEMSKYNFEHSDPKMLLELFNMFEKECKQLCETGLPLPAYDYCLKCSHTFNMLDARGAISITERTGYIGRVRVLASAVARLYAQQREELGYPLMPAKNND; encoded by the coding sequence ATGAACTTCCAAGACGTTATCCTCACCCTGCAGGACTTTTGGTCCAAACAGGGCTGTGTATTGCAGCAGCCGTTCGACATCGAGTGTGGTGCCGGCACGTTTAACCCCGCAACTTTTTTGCGTGTTATCGGTCCGGAACCATGGAAGGCTGCATATGTAGAACCTTCCCGTCGCCCTACAGATGGTCGTTACGGTGAAAACCCGAACCGTTTGCAGCATTACTTCCAGTTTCAGGCTGTTTTAAAGCCTTCTCCTGATAATATTCAGGAAATGTATCTCGACAGCTTGCGTGCTATTGGTATTGATCCGTCAGCGCACGACATTCGCTTTGTTGAAGATGACTGGGAATCTCCAACCCTTGGCGCTTGGGGACTGGGCTGGGAAGTTTGGTTGAATGGTATGGAAGTAACTCAGTTTACATACTTCCAGCAGGTTGGCGGTATAGACCTGCATCCTACCAGCGTAGAAATTACCTATGGTCTTGAACGTATTTGCATGTACTTGCAGGAAAAAGAGTCAGTGTACGACCTTATGTACAACGACACTGTGACATACGGTCAGGTGTACCATCAGAACGAAGTGGAAATGTCGAAGTACAACTTCGAGCACAGTGATCCAAAGATGCTTCTTGAGCTGTTCAATATGTTTGAAAAAGAATGCAAGCAGCTTTGTGAAACTGGCCTTCCGCTTCCAGCCTACGATTACTGTTTGAAGTGTTCTCATACCTTCAACATGCTTGATGCGCGCGGTGCGATTTCCATTACGGAACGTACTGGCTACATTGGCCGTGTGCGCGTTCTTGCTTCTGCTGTTGCTCGTTTGTATGCACAGCAGCGTGAAGAGCTTGGTTACCCGTTAATGCCTGCAAAAAACAACGATTAG
- the glyS gene encoding glycine--tRNA ligase subunit beta has protein sequence MSLFILEIGTEELPARFQKGLEKDLITRLSNFLKESNVEFDKVESHVTPRRAAVMIYDIAGVQKESEEVIPGPPVRIAYDADGNPTKAAAGFAKTQGVDLADAFRLETDKGEYLAVRKKMGGAKTADLLATFCPTLIAQLPFAKKMKWGEQEFTFARPVRWVLAMLDDAVVPFEVAELNSGRETYGHRVHAAGPFAIANAADYYSTIEEKCAVVLSAEKRRAKIIEEGNVLAEKAGGRIIWKDSLLDEVQGLVEHPIACLGDFDASFLELPRQALLTSMQSHQKSFGVEDAEGNLLPHFLTVLNTTPNEMEVVKVGWERVLRARLEDGRFFWNTDLKADVDTWLAKLDNVIFLAPLGSMGNKTRRISGLCADLATKVAPEITADAERAGRICKADLVAEMVGEFDSLQGIMGGIYAARKGESDVVAKAIAEQYLPAGPDSPVPSTMGGALVSMADKADTLAGCFGLGMIPTGAADPYALRRCCLGIARIIIEKHLRISAAELFASAQNRYEGVTWKLDEQEALTKLNEFFAQRLKNYFTSKGYETLLVEAVLGADSDDVWAADARLKALSAYSKGEGFNQAVLTFKRAANIIRKQGSEAGVELSGAYDATLFENDAEKAFAKALEDVAPKFAQLWAEEDFDALFALLAELRPAVDAFFDNVMVMCDDQKVRANRLNLLSALVQQLGRLADFSALQM, from the coding sequence ATGTCCTTATTTATTTTGGAAATCGGCACCGAAGAGCTTCCCGCCCGTTTTCAAAAGGGGTTGGAAAAAGATTTAATTACCCGCCTTTCTAACTTTCTCAAAGAATCCAATGTGGAATTTGATAAGGTAGAATCGCATGTAACCCCTCGTCGTGCTGCTGTAATGATCTATGACATTGCAGGAGTTCAGAAAGAAAGCGAAGAAGTTATCCCGGGTCCTCCTGTTCGTATTGCATATGATGCAGACGGCAACCCGACTAAAGCCGCCGCTGGTTTTGCAAAAACGCAGGGTGTTGACCTTGCTGATGCATTCCGTCTTGAGACTGACAAAGGTGAATACCTTGCAGTTCGCAAAAAGATGGGTGGCGCAAAGACTGCAGACCTGCTCGCAACATTTTGTCCAACTTTGATCGCACAGCTTCCTTTTGCAAAAAAAATGAAGTGGGGCGAACAGGAGTTCACCTTTGCACGTCCAGTTCGCTGGGTGCTTGCAATGCTCGACGATGCTGTTGTTCCGTTTGAAGTTGCAGAATTGAATTCCGGCAGAGAAACATACGGTCACCGTGTGCATGCTGCCGGTCCGTTTGCGATTGCAAACGCTGCTGACTACTACTCAACCATCGAAGAAAAATGTGCCGTTGTTCTTTCTGCAGAAAAACGTCGCGCTAAAATTATTGAAGAAGGTAATGTGCTTGCTGAGAAAGCAGGCGGACGCATTATCTGGAAAGACAGCCTTCTTGACGAAGTTCAGGGTCTTGTCGAACATCCTATTGCCTGTCTTGGTGATTTTGATGCTTCGTTCCTTGAGCTTCCACGTCAGGCATTGCTTACCAGCATGCAGAGTCACCAGAAAAGCTTTGGTGTAGAAGATGCTGAAGGCAATTTGCTTCCTCACTTCCTTACTGTACTGAACACTACTCCAAACGAAATGGAAGTTGTTAAAGTAGGGTGGGAACGTGTGTTGCGTGCTCGTCTTGAAGATGGTCGCTTCTTCTGGAATACTGACCTCAAGGCTGATGTTGATACTTGGCTTGCAAAGCTCGATAATGTTATCTTCCTTGCTCCACTTGGTAGCATGGGTAACAAAACTCGTCGTATCTCCGGCCTGTGTGCTGATCTTGCAACTAAAGTTGCTCCAGAGATTACAGCTGATGCAGAACGCGCAGGCCGCATCTGTAAAGCTGACCTTGTTGCTGAGATGGTTGGCGAATTCGACAGCCTTCAGGGCATTATGGGTGGTATTTACGCAGCGCGTAAAGGTGAGTCCGATGTGGTTGCGAAAGCGATTGCAGAACAGTACCTGCCAGCAGGTCCTGACTCTCCGGTACCATCTACTATGGGTGGCGCTCTGGTTTCCATGGCAGACAAAGCAGATACCCTTGCAGGTTGCTTTGGTCTTGGCATGATTCCAACCGGCGCTGCTGATCCATACGCATTACGTCGTTGCTGTCTTGGTATTGCACGTATTATTATTGAAAAACATCTTCGTATTTCTGCTGCTGAGCTTTTTGCCAGTGCACAGAACCGTTACGAAGGTGTTACTTGGAAGCTGGATGAGCAGGAAGCTCTTACCAAGCTGAATGAGTTCTTTGCTCAGCGTCTTAAGAACTACTTTACCAGCAAGGGTTATGAAACCCTGTTGGTTGAAGCTGTACTTGGTGCAGATTCTGACGACGTTTGGGCAGCTGACGCCCGTTTAAAAGCTCTTTCTGCGTACAGCAAAGGTGAAGGTTTCAACCAGGCTGTACTTACCTTTAAACGTGCTGCAAACATTATTCGTAAGCAGGGTAGCGAAGCTGGCGTAGAGCTCAGTGGCGCATACGATGCTACGTTATTTGAAAATGATGCAGAGAAAGCTTTTGCTAAAGCACTCGAGGACGTAGCTCCTAAGTTTGCTCAGCTCTGGGCTGAAGAAGATTTCGATGCTCTTTTCGCGTTGCTCGCAGAACTCCGTCCTGCAGTTGACGCATTCTTTGATAATGTAATGGTTATGTGCGACGACCAAAAGGTGCGCGCAAACCGGTTGAACTTGCTGAGTGCTCTTGTACAACAGCTTGGCCGCTTGGCTGATTTCTCAGCATTACAGATGTAG
- the rpsT gene encoding 30S ribosomal protein S20 encodes MANHKSAIKRHRQSLKRAALNRAMKTRVRNVVKDVRAAVVEEDMTKAQEALRVANGILDKAATKGVIHWKTAGRRISRLSKAVAGIKA; translated from the coding sequence TTGGCTAACCATAAATCTGCCATCAAGAGACATCGTCAGTCCCTTAAACGTGCTGCACTTAACCGTGCTATGAAAACTCGCGTACGTAACGTTGTTAAAGACGTTCGCGCTGCAGTTGTTGAAGAAGATATGACGAAAGCTCAGGAAGCTCTCCGCGTAGCTAACGGTATCCTGGATAAAGCTGCCACTAAAGGCGTTATCCACTGGAAAACCGCAGGCCGCAGGATCTCCCGTCTGAGCAAGGCTGTTGCTGGCATTAAAGCCTAG